The Cellulomonas oligotrophica sequence GGTGCTGTACGCCGAGTACCACCGAACGCTCGGCGACCACGTCCGCGAGCTCACCGGCGCGGGCTTCGTGCTCGACGACCTCGTGGAGCCGCCGTGGCCGGCCGGGCACGAGCGGGTGTGGGGCGGCTGGGGCCCGGTCCGCGGGGCGCTGCTGCCGGGCACGGCGGTCTTCGTGACCCGCCGTGCCGGCTGAGCACGCACGCCCTCAGTGGGCCGTCGCCTTCTCCGCACCGGCCCCGGTCAGCGAGCGGACCTCCATCTCCGCGAACCGGGCGGGGTCGCCGGTCTCCTTGCTGAGCAGGGTGCCGACGATCCCGAGGAGGAACGCCAGCGGGATCGACACGATGCCGGGGTTCTCCAGCGGGAACCACGAGAAGTCGACGGACGCGTCACGGATCATCGACAGGCTCTCCCCCGTCGCCGGGTCGACCTTGCCCGAGACGACCGGGGAGAACACGATGAGGACGACGCACGAGACCAGCCCGCCGTACATGCTCCACAGCGCCCCCGAGGTGTTGAAGCGACGCCAGAACAGCGAGTAGAGGATCGTCGGCAGGTTCGCCGACGCGGCCACCGCGAACGCCAGAGCCACCAGGAACGCCACGTTCTGCCCGTTCGCGAAGATGCCGCCGACGATCGCGAGCGCGCCGATCGCCACCACGGTGATCCGCGCGACCCGCACCTCGCCGTCAGGTGCGACCTCGCCCCGCTTGATCACGGACGCGTAGATGTCGTGCGCGAACGACGCCGCGGCCGTGATGGTCAGGCCGGCGACGACCGCGAGGATGGTGGCGAACGCGACCGCCGAGATGACGCCGAGCAGCAGCACGCCGCCGAGCTCGTAGGCCAGCAGCGGCGCGGCGGAGTTGACGCCGCCCGGTGAGCCGAGGATGACCTCGGGCCCGACGAGCGCGCCCGCGCCGTACCCGAGCACGAGGGTGAACAGGTAGAAGATGCCGATGAGCCAGATGGCCCAGACCACCGACCGGCGCGCCTCCTGCGCCGACGGCACGGTGTAGAACCGCATCAGCACGTGCGGGAGCCCCGCGGTACCGAGGACGAGCGCGAGCGCCAGCGACAGGAAGTTCAGCTGCGTCAGGCCCGAGAGGCCGTACTGCCGACCGGGCTCCACGAGGGACTCCCCGCCCTCGCCCGCCGTGTCGATCGCGGCCTGGAGCAGCGCCGACAGGTCGAAGCCGTGCCGCGCGAGCACCCACACCGTCATCACGCCGGCGCCGGCGATGAGCAGCACCGCCTTGATGATCTGCACCCAGGTGGTGCCCTTCATGCCGCCGACGAGGACGTACATGATCATCAGCGCGCCCACGACCGCGATCACCACGGCCTGCCCCGCCGTGCCCTCGATGCCGAGCAGCAGCGCGACCAGGCCGCCGGCCCCGGCCATCTGCGCGAGCAGGTAGAAGAAGACGACGGCCAGGGTCGACAGCGCGGCGGCCATGCGCACGGGGCGCTGCCGGAGCCGGAACGACAGGACGTCGGCCATGGTGAAGCGGCCCGTGTTGCGCAGGAGCTCGGCGACCAGGAGCAGCGCGACCAGCCACGCCACGAGGAAGCCGATGGAGTAGAGGAACCCGTCGTACCCGTAGATGGCGATGGCCCCGCAGATGCCGAGGAAGGACGCCGCGGACAGGTAGTCCCCGGCGATCGCCGTGCCGTTCTGCGGACCGGTGAACGAGCGGCCCGCCGCGTAGTAGTCGGCGGCGCTGCGGTTGTTGCGGGAGGCGCGGAACACGATGACGAGGGTGACCAGGACGAAGGCGCCGAAGATCGCGATGTTCACGACCGGGTCGCCCACCTGGGCGGCGGGTGCCGCGACGCGCACCGCGCTCATGCGGGCACCTGCCCGTCACCCGCGCCGACCGTGCCCTGCTCGATC is a genomic window containing:
- a CDS encoding solute symporter family protein encodes the protein MSAVRVAAPAAQVGDPVVNIAIFGAFVLVTLVIVFRASRNNRSAADYYAAGRSFTGPQNGTAIAGDYLSAASFLGICGAIAIYGYDGFLYSIGFLVAWLVALLLVAELLRNTGRFTMADVLSFRLRQRPVRMAAALSTLAVVFFYLLAQMAGAGGLVALLLGIEGTAGQAVVIAVVGALMIMYVLVGGMKGTTWVQIIKAVLLIAGAGVMTVWVLARHGFDLSALLQAAIDTAGEGGESLVEPGRQYGLSGLTQLNFLSLALALVLGTAGLPHVLMRFYTVPSAQEARRSVVWAIWLIGIFYLFTLVLGYGAGALVGPEVILGSPGGVNSAAPLLAYELGGVLLLGVISAVAFATILAVVAGLTITAAASFAHDIYASVIKRGEVAPDGEVRVARITVVAIGALAIVGGIFANGQNVAFLVALAFAVAASANLPTILYSLFWRRFNTSGALWSMYGGLVSCVVLIVFSPVVSGKVDPATGESLSMIRDASVDFSWFPLENPGIVSIPLAFLLGIVGTLLSKETGDPARFAEMEVRSLTGAGAEKATAH